The sequence CTCCTGAACCAGCAGCCAATAACTTTGTTTAACTGTTGGCAGCATTTCAGAGCCTGCTTCCGGCCACAAGGGACTCCCCAGAGAGCTAGCCAGTTGTACAGAAAATAAATTCTTACAACATTTGGGGTAGTTAAACCGCTTTCTAAAAAAGTTGGAGGTCTCCCAGAGGGCATCTCTTCCAGCCCCCTGCTCGATGCAGGACATACAAAGCATGCTTGTTCTCTCCcactccggagggtaggactcgaacccatggcttcaagctacaagaaataAGATtacgactaaacatcagaaaaaactttctgacagtaagagctctttgaacggtctccctcgggaagtggcggactctccttcctaggagatttttaagcagaggttgggtagccatctgtcacggatgcttcagttgagattcctgcaatgaagggggttggactagatgaccctttgggtccctttccaactctacagtgttgtaaacaaaatctgccctttttcccttatggggtatccaagagcctgtatagagtccttacgtgggttccctatcagtaggagaaaataacagaggccaaccaaagaatattgagaagcaaagcagctagtaagcctgatctttattaaagttgttgcaacagggtgctcccctcacacgcaggaggacccagaacctaagtgtgcctgcccttatatagacattttaaattgcccggcctggagtccaagaccacccccagaaacatcatacccacatcacagaaggggtgtagcccaagaccacccctcagatacatcatacctaaaCCAGacaaaaggcggtctacaacagaaatctgagtgccttgATTATCTCCtgcctggcaggttacctgttaatggtcacttgactggaTTACCTGTGGGggcctggctagtcttttgtaatgataaatacttagttcctgagccaagtcacaggctcaccctgttcatacacagacatacccttaaggcaggatttgtgaggacagagacaatggggacgtttttccattttccttcgaccttgcagagaaatatttgaggtcagtttgggaggcacaaaatggtttcaggactttttctgtggggtttcagacatgtggtttatatatacagttatgaacatttatcatatacagtcatacctccggttgaagtagcttcgggttgagcgttttcaggttgcactccgcggcaacccggaagtaacggagtgcgttacttccgggttttgccactcacgcatgcgcagacgctcaaaaatgatgtcatgcgcggaAGCGTCGAATTgcgacccgtgcacgcgcagacatgggttgtgttcgcttcaggatgcgaacggggctccggaacggatcctgttcgcatccagaggtaccactgtgtgtgtgtgtgtgtgtgtgtgtgtgtgtgtaaaaccttaaaattcttataacaacggTTCTATGGTTCTACAGCTCTCTGGTCTGTGCTTTAAGACCTCCAAGGAGGGGAAGCCCAATGTCCCTATAAATCATTGGATTCAGTATCAAACCACTCCATCCCCTCAAgataacattaaacattaaaaaagcacttccccatacagggctgctttcagatgtcttccaattatttatctccttgacttgcaggtggtataactccataccctccaacacttctccgataaaaatagggacatcctaagaaacctgaaaatctggggctgtccctggaaaacagggacacttggagggtttgctctgcgtgtgtgtgtgagagagaaagagagacacacaTAGAAAGAATAATTCAAGCAGCTGTGatttctttgggggggtggggcCCTGAAGGCAGCTCCTGTCAACTCAGTCCTCCGAAGAACCTAGGAACTGAGCTGTGGTTCCTAGAGAGGCAGGAAGTTTTCCCCATGTGTGGGAGTTGAGGGTAGAATTGCAAGACAATGGTACCTTCGCCTCCCTTCGCATCCCAGGGAAAGGAAGACAGGCCAGGTGAGattcagcaggagggagagatggaaggaaggagggagggagggagggagtgtttGTGCAGAAAAAGACaggacccccccaaaaatgaataaattggaAGGACTGGGCGACACTGGAGGGATGGATTGGGAGAGGCGGCAGATGGGAACGGGGAGAATTTTCCCATTTTGGAGAAAAAGGGAAAGTCTAACTCCTCTCTTAGACTCGCAGGTGGCGGGAGGGGGGGGTCGTGATCTATGCAATCCGAAAGGGAATCCAAATATCAGCCACGTTTCCATTGCACGATCCCCTTTGAAGCAACAGCCCCGCCATCCCATCATTCATTCGCATGGGGAATGGGGGAGTTGGGGAAAAGAAGAGGGTGCCAGGGAATCAGCCCTGCTTgcgaggtggggggagagaaggaggtgaAAAAGACGCTCTCCCTAAAAAAGACTCCGAGCTCCTCCAGCTGCAAAGCCCCTCCAAGCCCCGCTCCCGCTTTGCATTGCATTGTCTTCCTGCCCTCCCTTCGCATTCAGATCTCCCTCCACTAACCCCGGGCCAGAAGATGGGAGGACTGCAGAATCATGccatttgtagagttggaagggacccccgaagggcatctagtccaaccccgctgCGATGCAAGAATCCCTGCTGGAAACTTGATGAAATACttgctttccctctgccaggGATAGGCTGGCTCAGACCCACTACGAAAGAGAGTTCGGATCTGGTGCGCTTtgcacctagaatcatagaatggtaataataataataataataataataataataatacattttatttatacccagtccTTCCCGGttcagtgcctggcgtgctctggtccatagggtcacaaagagttggacatgactaaatgactgaacaacaacaagtgtGTACAGGGGTCTCTCTTCCTTTGATGGttggaagtaataataataataataatatatttttattcataccccgcccttcccaattcagaaaactgggctcagggcggctaacaacaaatttaaaagactcaattgatgcaacaaaaaaacagcataaaatacagtataaaacgtgaataacaataaattcagaattcaaaaatcaatttaggcgGAAGATCCGtctaataaacattagatgatcaccagggctagctggctaaattagtcctatttgagccagcgaggagaccaggggagaattaactgtgggatcccagagcgggtaatcttcataaaaaggggagggggagggaaggaaggggaataaaagatcaggctaagttcaaattgaaagccaggcggaatagctctgtgttacaggccctgcagaaggaagttaaatcctgcagggccctggtctcctgtgacagagcattccatcaggtcagagccatcactgagaaggccctggccctggtggaggatagtctgacttccttagggcccgggacctctaaactatgattattcaggtcctctgcggggcataccaggtagggttggtagagttggaaggcaaccccaggggtcatctagtccaaccccctgcaaggaaggagagtccaccagctcctgagggagactgttccactgccaaacagctcttactgccagaaagttcttcctgatgtggagtcggaatctcctttcgtgtaacttaaatccattggcACAGATCctgccctctagagcaggagaacacCTGCTTAGCTTATATGCCTGGGGCTTGCTTTTCCTTGCAGCTGGGAGTGCTCCCTTGCCTTCACCaaactggtgctctccagattgtggctggactacaactcccatcagccccagccatcatcaCAAATGGTGAAAGgcggtgggagctgtagtccagccacaCCTGGCAGGGAAACAGGCATAGGATTCATGCTTCCTCCGTCTTCCCCACAGCCACTGCGATGCCATCGGAAGCCCCACCTAGATCGTCTCTTCTTTGGGCTGGAGCGCAAAATCCAGCAGACGCCTCAGGTAAGGGAAGGGACTCGTGGGGAGAGATGGAGGAGGCAGCTGGGGGCCTTCCTTCGGGGTCACGATGTGTTTGTATGCAGGGAGGGGTTCAGGAACTGGCAGAATATTCCTCTTTCTGTTCACATTTGGCGCTGCAAGATGTTATTGCTTCCGCTTTCCCATCTGCAGAATCAGCCTTGTccatttcatatatattttaaaatacttttcaggtttaaatatttcactgattttacaatcattttgacatttcaaagcttgacttccttccccctccttctgcggttccttaaatttatatttaatgtcttctgcatatccaaattaacttaatttgctcatttattcatcttctttaaatatatactcttatgaaactgaaggttattacagtaatcctgccaatgttcttatctgtttacaatttatttgtaaaatGTTCAATAGACAATTtcaattcttttataaaaagtttattaAACAAAAAGAGTTAAAAATGAAACACCCCTCTCTTGCCTCACCCCATGAACAGTGCTGCATTCAGTGGTTCTCCTGCCCCCCCATCTGATTTGGGGGGCACTGAGGTGGGAGGAGTGGGAAAGCACTGTTGCACTGAGAAGACTGGaaatgtttgttgaatatatggcggggggaattgtgtacacttgaaaacgttggcagcattaagataaattcaacagtgtaaataagctttgatggatgtaataatggaatactgtaTGGTTTAGTTTacctaaaatatgcagggatttttgatatgcaaaatgaaccatggaaagagaagaaagaaagccaTGGATATtctaaggttgtttaaatgagcattctaaattgtaaaacagaaaatttaataaaaattatatacatatataaaaagaaagcacttttgcagtaacaagggacgtgggtggcgctgtggtctaaaccacagagcctagggcttgccgatcagaaggttggcagttcgaatccccgtgacggggtgagctcccgttgctcggtccctgctcctgcccgcctagcagttcgaaagcacgtcagagtgcaagtagataaataggtaccgctccggcgggaaggtaaacggcatttccgtgcgctgctctggtttgccagaagcggcttagtcatgctggccacatgacccagaagctgtctgtggacaaacgctggctccctcggcctatagagcaagatgagtgcgcaaccccagagtcggtcacgactggacctaatggtcaggggtacctttacctttacctttgcagtAATAGGACTCACAACACTGGCTCTTGCCAGCACAACTATTTAGTTGAATTTGGTTGTAAGAATCCCATTGCTGCATTTTTCATAAGCCTCCACACTATtggtaaaaatacaatacaatacaatacaatacaatacaatacaatacaatacaatacaatactctCTCAGCAGCTTTGTGAGTTTCCCCCTGCTTGGCTTATGTGTCTGTCTAGCTTATTCATTGGCCActgttcaaataataataatattataataatgtattatttataccccgcccatctggctgggtctccccagccaccctgggcagcttccaacaaagtattaaaatacagtgttcAAAGAGGGAGCAGTGGTACACGTGGGGGAAACTACCTTCAAATGAAGAATCCTCCTTTCTTTCAGCAGAGAAGAAGGTGACTGCGTATTTCGCCAAGGGGGAGTAAAATCTCCCGGATCCAGGCCACAGAGCTTTGTACAAGGAAGCCACGATGGAGAGTTGTGGGAATCTGGACTCTGTGGGTAAAGATCTCTTTGGCTGATTGAGGTTGGAGAGGGGGAACTCCTGTTCTGACTATTTGCCACCACAATGGAGGGGTCCCAGCatagaacataccgtatttttcgccctataggacgcactttttcccctccaaaaatgaaggggaaatgtgtgtgtgtcctatggggcgaatacaggctttcctgggcttcctgcagctctgcgccaccctctggATCCCGGCGCGAAGCCGCACGGGGTTCCAGAGGGTAGCGCAGAGCTGTCTgcgctccagggcttcctgcagctctgtgccaccctctggatcccGGCGCAAAGCCGCGCGGGGCTCCAGAGAGTAGCGCAGacctgcctgcattccgaagcctgcttcgcacacctctctgcaagcctggggagaccggcgcggctccctaggcttgcggaaagcaggctgttctgggggctggggtcgggggaagctcgggcttcccccgcgcctgccccgtgcctggggagggaaattttttttttatttccccccccccaaaaattaggtgcgtcctatggggcggggcgtcctatggggcaaaaaatacggtagtcagtgcatctggctgttaaccagaaggctggtggttcgagcccTGGGAGGGATGGCTATGAACAGTATtaatgcattgcaggggttgggctagatgacccttgggatcccttccatgATTCTATAAAATATTTTTACCAATAAATAAACTGGTTTTattcttttgttattattattttgctttcgaATAGTGCACCTGGTAAGCACCAGGGCTTGGGCATTGTAGTGAACTTTGGAATAAAGCTTTTGGAAATAATCATGCAAAATGTTGCAGTCAGCAATCTTTAGAGCTGAGAGGAATACAGCTGAGTGCCTGTTGTAATCTAGATTTCAGTAGCGTGCACAGAGAAGAATGGGGAGAATTTTGGAGCTGTTGTCATTAGAGAAATGGCTAATTTGACTCAGTCCCCTGATGAGATTTCTGCCTTGAACTCCTAACATGaaggtgtttttttcctgcacGCAGGCCTCAGACAGAAGGACAATGAGAATTCTGCAGAGCCACCTGAGGGGTCGTCAGAAACAGCCAAGCATTCAGTGGGGAAGGAGCTTGGCGTTCAAAGGGGATGGAAAAAGCACATGGGAAACCAACCAAAGGCAGGGAGGAAGAGATTCTCTGCTTCTCAAGGTGCCAGTGTCCACAAACTCCTAATGCCACAGGAAAAtctgaaaggaaataaaaaagaaaaatgcccgGAGTGTGGGAAAACATTCAAAGATAAATCAAACTTGAACAGGCATTgtagaacccacacaggggagaaaccatatgagtgcctggaatgtggaaagagctttggtcaCAGTCACCATCTTACCGTTCATCAGAgaactcacactggggagaaaccctataaatgcACACAGTGCGGAAAAGCCTTCAGCGATAGCGGAAGCCTTACTGcccatgaaagaattcatacaggggagaaaccgtacaagtgtatggactgcggaaagagcttcagcaacAGCGGAAGTCTTCATACACACAGAAGGACTCACACGGGCGAAAAACCGTAtaagtgcctggaatgtggaaagaacttcatcCACAGCGGAAGCCTTCATGcgcatcagagaatccacacaagGGAGAAAATGTACGCATGTGTGGACTgtgggaagtgttttgcttccGGCAGCCACTTTAACACACATcccaaaacccacacagaggagaaaccttATAAATGTATGGCGTGTAGAAAGAGGTTCATCAATAGCGGAAGCCTTAATTCTCTGCAGAGAATTCAcccaggggagaaaccatacgaGTGTGTtgtgtgtgggaaaagcttcagtgacagcagaaatctgactgcGCATGAAATAACTCACACAGGGGGGAAGCCATATAAGTGCCTGGAGTGCGGGAAAAGCTTCCGCCAAAGCTATAATCTTACGTCACATCAGAAAACTCACACCGGGGCGAAACCTTACAAATGCATGgcgtgtgggaaaagcttcagtcgTAGTGGCAGCCTTCTTTCccatcagagaacccacacaggagagaagccctataagtgcatggagtgtggaaagagcttcattgagAGCCAGCAGCTTACTTTACATCATAGAactcacacgggagagaagccctatAAATGCGCGGAGTGCGGGAAGACCTTCAGCACAAGCGGAAGCCTTAACAGACACCAAacgactcacacaggggagaggcCCTTTCAATGTGCTGAGTGTAGGAAGAATTTCAGCCAGAGGACACACCTTACGAAACATGAAAGAacgcacacgggcgagaagccctacaaaTGTGCGGAGTGCGGGAAAAGTTTCAGCACGGGCGGAAGCCTTCACAGACATCAGacgacccacacaggggagaaacctttcgAATGCCCggaatgtgggaaaagcttcagtcgTCGAGGGAATCTCAATAcacatcagagaacccacacaggagcAAAGCAACGTAAACATGTGAAATGTGAGAAAAGCTTCAGTGCGAGTGGCAGCCTTACCTCGTATCAGTGGATCAGTGAAGATGGTTAGCTGTATCTGGTATAAATGTCTGTATTGATGTGCATTTGTTAGTTTCAAGAATTAGGGTAGCCGTGAGGGGCAAGACATTTCTGGCACCTGAAAGACTGAAACCAATTTATTGAGGCATAAGCTTTTATGGCCTAAAGTTCACATCATCAGCTACATGGTTTTATCTCGATCAGCAGGCGCTCCCCCAAtttgtgcaccccccccccagtttttgtgGGGGTTCCATTCCAGGTCATTGTGCATGTCAACGGTGCACAGGTAAGCCCACCACACCCTGTTGCACCCACTTCCAGGGCCAAAAACGGTGTACACCTGCTTTGAAcacatggtctgtgtgtgtggtttgggagctgcatggtcaggggaaaaacagtgctgtccagggttgtaaagactgtggagatgctgccaggtgtcataagaaagctgcagagatagcgcaggatagtgcgcaccccggaaatgatctctttcagcttctgccttctggaagaaggtacagggttataaagactaggactagctgcctgagaaacagtttctatccaaatgcgattttggttttaaatgcagtgtaaggagtctctctgggagtatattgtattttaaaaatggggtatcaagAGTTTTTAGGGatctaaccaggttgggatagctgggatagcaggcttgttggttttgaatgtcttatgtagatttttcccccccatttcgttgttctgtatgggacaatgacagtaaagatgattgtatcgtatcgtattaTCATatcaaa comes from Podarcis raffonei isolate rPodRaf1 chromosome 2, rPodRaf1.pri, whole genome shotgun sequence and encodes:
- the LOC128409375 gene encoding zinc finger protein OZF-like isoform X3, which encodes MVPSPPFASQGKEDRPGLRQKDNENSAEPPEGSSETAKHSVGKELGVQRGWKKHMGNQPKAGRKRFSASQGASVHKLLMPQENLKGNKKEKCPECGKTFKDKSNLNRHCRTHTGEKPYECLECGKSFGHSHHLTVHQRTHTGEKPYKCTQCGKAFSDSGSLTAHERIHTGEKPYKCMDCGKSFSNSGSLHTHRRTHTGEKPYKCLECGKNFIHSGSLHAHQRIHTREKMYACVDCGKCFASGSHFNTHPKTHTEEKPYKCMACRKRFINSGSLNSLQRIHPGEKPYECVVCGKSFSDSRNLTAHEITHTGGKPYKCLECGKSFRQSYNLTSHQKTHTGAKPYKCMACGKSFSRSGSLLSHQRTHTGEKPYKCMECGKSFIESQQLTLHHRTHTGEKPYKCAECGKTFSTSGSLNRHQTTHTGERPFQCAECRKNFSQRTHLTKHERTHTGEKPYKCAECGKSFSTGGSLHRHQTTHTGEKPFECPECGKSFSRRGNLNTHQRTHTGAKQRKHVKCEKSFSASGSLTSYQWISEDG
- the LOC128409375 gene encoding zinc finger protein OZF-like isoform X4, whose product is MESCGNLDSVGLRQKDNENSAEPPEGSSETAKHSVGKELGVQRGWKKHMGNQPKAGRKRFSASQGASVHKLLMPQENLKGNKKEKCPECGKTFKDKSNLNRHCRTHTGEKPYECLECGKSFGHSHHLTVHQRTHTGEKPYKCTQCGKAFSDSGSLTAHERIHTGEKPYKCMDCGKSFSNSGSLHTHRRTHTGEKPYKCLECGKNFIHSGSLHAHQRIHTREKMYACVDCGKCFASGSHFNTHPKTHTEEKPYKCMACRKRFINSGSLNSLQRIHPGEKPYECVVCGKSFSDSRNLTAHEITHTGGKPYKCLECGKSFRQSYNLTSHQKTHTGAKPYKCMACGKSFSRSGSLLSHQRTHTGEKPYKCMECGKSFIESQQLTLHHRTHTGEKPYKCAECGKTFSTSGSLNRHQTTHTGERPFQCAECRKNFSQRTHLTKHERTHTGEKPYKCAECGKSFSTGGSLHRHQTTHTGEKPFECPECGKSFSRRGNLNTHQRTHTGAKQRKHVKCEKSFSASGSLTSYQWISEDG
- the LOC128409375 gene encoding zinc finger protein OZF-like isoform X2; translated protein: MPSEAPPRSSLLWAGAQNPADASGLRQKDNENSAEPPEGSSETAKHSVGKELGVQRGWKKHMGNQPKAGRKRFSASQGASVHKLLMPQENLKGNKKEKCPECGKTFKDKSNLNRHCRTHTGEKPYECLECGKSFGHSHHLTVHQRTHTGEKPYKCTQCGKAFSDSGSLTAHERIHTGEKPYKCMDCGKSFSNSGSLHTHRRTHTGEKPYKCLECGKNFIHSGSLHAHQRIHTREKMYACVDCGKCFASGSHFNTHPKTHTEEKPYKCMACRKRFINSGSLNSLQRIHPGEKPYECVVCGKSFSDSRNLTAHEITHTGGKPYKCLECGKSFRQSYNLTSHQKTHTGAKPYKCMACGKSFSRSGSLLSHQRTHTGEKPYKCMECGKSFIESQQLTLHHRTHTGEKPYKCAECGKTFSTSGSLNRHQTTHTGERPFQCAECRKNFSQRTHLTKHERTHTGEKPYKCAECGKSFSTGGSLHRHQTTHTGEKPFECPECGKSFSRRGNLNTHQRTHTGAKQRKHVKCEKSFSASGSLTSYQWISEDG
- the LOC128409375 gene encoding zinc finger protein 420-like isoform X5, with translation MGNQPKAGRKRFSASQGASVHKLLMPQENLKGNKKEKCPECGKTFKDKSNLNRHCRTHTGEKPYECLECGKSFGHSHHLTVHQRTHTGEKPYKCTQCGKAFSDSGSLTAHERIHTGEKPYKCMDCGKSFSNSGSLHTHRRTHTGEKPYKCLECGKNFIHSGSLHAHQRIHTREKMYACVDCGKCFASGSHFNTHPKTHTEEKPYKCMACRKRFINSGSLNSLQRIHPGEKPYECVVCGKSFSDSRNLTAHEITHTGGKPYKCLECGKSFRQSYNLTSHQKTHTGAKPYKCMACGKSFSRSGSLLSHQRTHTGEKPYKCMECGKSFIESQQLTLHHRTHTGEKPYKCAECGKTFSTSGSLNRHQTTHTGERPFQCAECRKNFSQRTHLTKHERTHTGEKPYKCAECGKSFSTGGSLHRHQTTHTGEKPFECPECGKSFSRRGNLNTHQRTHTGAKQRKHVKCEKSFSASGSLTSYQWISEDG
- the LOC128409375 gene encoding zinc finger protein OZF-like isoform X1, translating into MVPSPPFASQGKEDRPATAMPSEAPPRSSLLWAGAQNPADASGLRQKDNENSAEPPEGSSETAKHSVGKELGVQRGWKKHMGNQPKAGRKRFSASQGASVHKLLMPQENLKGNKKEKCPECGKTFKDKSNLNRHCRTHTGEKPYECLECGKSFGHSHHLTVHQRTHTGEKPYKCTQCGKAFSDSGSLTAHERIHTGEKPYKCMDCGKSFSNSGSLHTHRRTHTGEKPYKCLECGKNFIHSGSLHAHQRIHTREKMYACVDCGKCFASGSHFNTHPKTHTEEKPYKCMACRKRFINSGSLNSLQRIHPGEKPYECVVCGKSFSDSRNLTAHEITHTGGKPYKCLECGKSFRQSYNLTSHQKTHTGAKPYKCMACGKSFSRSGSLLSHQRTHTGEKPYKCMECGKSFIESQQLTLHHRTHTGEKPYKCAECGKTFSTSGSLNRHQTTHTGERPFQCAECRKNFSQRTHLTKHERTHTGEKPYKCAECGKSFSTGGSLHRHQTTHTGEKPFECPECGKSFSRRGNLNTHQRTHTGAKQRKHVKCEKSFSASGSLTSYQWISEDG